A single region of the Fenollaria sporofastidiosus genome encodes:
- a CDS encoding C1 family peptidase, which yields MRQLSTDKLNLLEQEFLSDKKNIVAMNAAVQSGIRKVATDINKVKENPYKFNLDIENGEVCNQKASGRCWMFASLNFMRNVIIKKYKLENFELSQSYPFFFDKLERSNYYFETVIEKADEPIEDRVMQYLMGDPLCDGGQWDMFVNIVNKYGLVPKYVYPESVASSNTRELNKYLSKILRKNTVTLRQAVKEGKSKAEVNALKEAALQDVFNVLTATLGKLPETFDFIAHDKDHKLIEEKNLTAQSFFKKYVGLKLDDFVSITNAPTKDKPYNKTFTIKYLGNIVEGKEVKHLNLKVEDLKKAIVKQLQDGMPVWFGCDVGKDMFTGDKDDKRATLAKGVIDYETLFDLDLTLSKEDGLNYGYSLMTHAMTFTGVEMEGTKPVRFKVENSWGDEFGYKGHFVMSDEWFDNFVYQAVVNKKYLSKKEQEDYNKKAVVLKPWDPMGSLA from the coding sequence ATGAGACAATTAAGCACAGATAAATTAAATTTATTAGAACAAGAATTCTTGTCAGATAAGAAAAACATCGTTGCAATGAACGCAGCAGTACAAAGCGGCATTAGAAAAGTTGCAACAGACATTAACAAAGTTAAAGAAAACCCATATAAGTTCAACCTAGACATTGAAAACGGCGAAGTATGCAACCAAAAGGCATCAGGCAGATGCTGGATGTTTGCTTCACTAAACTTTATGAGAAACGTAATCATCAAAAAGTATAAATTAGAAAATTTCGAACTTTCACAAAGCTATCCATTCTTCTTTGATAAACTAGAAAGAAGTAACTACTACTTCGAAACAGTTATTGAAAAGGCAGACGAGCCTATAGAAGACAGAGTTATGCAATACCTTATGGGCGACCCACTATGTGACGGCGGCCAATGGGACATGTTCGTAAACATCGTTAATAAATACGGTCTAGTACCAAAGTACGTTTATCCAGAGTCAGTAGCTTCATCAAACACAAGAGAGCTTAATAAGTACCTATCCAAGATACTTAGAAAGAACACAGTTACACTTAGACAAGCAGTTAAAGAAGGTAAGAGCAAAGCTGAAGTAAACGCACTTAAAGAAGCTGCTCTACAAGACGTCTTTAACGTACTAACAGCAACACTAGGTAAGCTTCCAGAAACATTCGATTTCATAGCACACGACAAAGACCATAAACTTATCGAAGAAAAGAACCTAACAGCACAATCCTTCTTCAAGAAGTATGTTGGACTTAAGCTTGATGACTTCGTTTCAATCACAAACGCGCCAACAAAAGATAAACCATACAACAAGACATTCACAATCAAATACCTTGGCAATATCGTAGAAGGCAAAGAAGTTAAGCACCTTAACCTAAAAGTTGAAGACCTAAAGAAAGCCATCGTTAAGCAATTGCAAGACGGCATGCCAGTATGGTTCGGCTGCGATGTAGGTAAAGATATGTTCACAGGCGATAAAGACGACAAGAGAGCAACCCTTGCCAAAGGAGTCATCGATTACGAAACACTATTTGACCTAGACCTAACACTATCTAAGGAAGATGGCCTTAACTATGGCTACTCACTAATGACACACGCCATGACATTCACAGGCGTAGAAATGGAAGGCACTAAGCCAGTCAGATTCAAAGTCGAAAACTCATGGGGCGACGAATTCGGCTACAAAGGCCACTTCGTTATGAGTGATGAGTGGTTCGACAACTTCGTCTACCAAGCCGTAGTTAATAAGAAGTACCTAAGCAAGAAAGAACAAGAAGATTATAATAAGAAAGCGGTAGTGTTGAAGCCTTGGGATCCAATGGGATCACTAGCATAG
- a CDS encoding S-layer homology domain-containing protein codes for MKKKVLGLLLALMMLVTMSADAAYALSFSEVKLSDAKGIYFEDANLNPDELDPNLKLDEDIEPVKVVEPEAKVLEEENNLDNAGDTLELGEEREPEAVATPAGFSLDSINTIAKDQDGNCYGVKTYGGDRDNVLTKYFYKIDEADYNTLSQDFLMTFKRKDGQPFKVYDSKISNGDISEATPSYSDINAVFTELQFKHQSAYDVVVSGNYSPVDRIPEQGNLTWIIELNKDWDIKATPGFTDRSNTRSIYMNYDVELDGKNHKIHNTDNKSEIILQLGSGHSGASAIVRTATLKNLTIDGKGFDENVLNRCIKVYDKGVLNLENVQIINGNTDQVNDGAGITLGSEGKLNMDAKSSIKDCLAIRGAAINADDNTILNINGSKFINNLADLGGAICSLNKKSTINIKDATFVNNQAILLSFDGYANGGAIYTQSNTSIENSTFVNNYAQKSGGAIYHISAPKFDIKGSTFKNNGILRIPQGTYFTNKGGAIYANEVNISDNCTFEGNIADYGGALINNEKAEISDSIFKGNQSSSGGSIYSFKNLIIHDKCTFENNEAYHGGAIYANNLTINKTEFNNNKAYKMGGAIYAKDTVKIIGSNFKENTAAQQGGAIYLLKGGSEIKDSIFYNNGSNLGGGAVLIAKDSNGITSIQKTSFIHNFSNELGGGVLLSANGKLEINESKFIDNDASYGAGISSSANGNVDKNLNNIKVTNSIFDDNTSYMGAGIFTAFPTEINSYTFTKNKAALKTGDDEKNPHVSGVGGAVEVINNTTIIKNTTFEGNYAYGSGGALGINGVERHDNENKDISSIKNNIKVEISEGTKFIGNTCGVGQGGAIYTIPFLYDLEGYGTSVNENTLKQEGYKNLKISHDTLFKDNLAFSGFADPPDNYQNYVFLDFSKNTFSERINDQITAKSLLNNYDVNYKNEKISAYFDPNGGEFTNEANPKAIRVVKEDKVKISDEDKGAEFIILQAPKRDGYKFLGWKGTRYVPGANMEERLKLAIEKAKAEIHSFERIYNPGEKVTLKSNFIFTAQWEKASAPSTLILTLDENYPHGKITDYDVMQGEFIDPYLYTPRRRGYVFEGWSYSRDRMREVRKGDQVYTNTVLYAMWTKRKAKAEEAPEPEEIKGQEHKAYIFGYPDGTVRPNGKITRAEAAAMLARLLDIEAYGSADAPMFPDTPSSWYNKAINAVVTRGIMQGYPDGNFRPNSPITRAEFTKMIAVIDNKPYGTAPFADVIGHWAERPIGAEYQAKRILGYPDGTFRPDAHITRCEAAVILNKIFERNFDAMSLIKCKNPQMIKYFTDLDISFWGYNDMVEATNTHEYIRRTKNRVEEDWLLIK; via the coding sequence ATGAAAAAGAAAGTACTAGGACTCTTGTTAGCACTTATGATGCTTGTGACAATGAGCGCAGATGCAGCATATGCACTAAGCTTCTCAGAGGTAAAATTGTCAGATGCAAAGGGAATTTACTTTGAAGACGCAAATTTAAATCCTGACGAGCTAGATCCAAATCTGAAACTAGATGAGGACATAGAGCCAGTGAAGGTAGTAGAGCCAGAAGCAAAAGTGCTTGAAGAAGAAAACAATCTTGATAATGCGGGCGACACACTTGAACTCGGCGAAGAAAGAGAACCTGAGGCAGTAGCTACACCAGCAGGCTTTAGTCTAGATTCAATAAACACCATAGCTAAAGACCAAGATGGTAATTGCTATGGAGTTAAAACTTATGGCGGCGACAGGGATAATGTTTTAACAAAATATTTTTACAAAATAGACGAAGCAGATTATAATACTTTATCTCAAGACTTTTTAATGACTTTTAAAAGAAAAGATGGACAGCCTTTCAAAGTTTACGACTCTAAGATAAGCAACGGAGATATAAGTGAAGCAACACCAAGTTATAGCGATATTAATGCAGTGTTTACGGAACTACAATTTAAACATCAATCTGCTTATGATGTAGTGGTTTCTGGAAATTATTCTCCTGTCGATAGAATTCCAGAACAAGGTAATCTCACTTGGATTATTGAATTAAATAAAGACTGGGATATTAAAGCAACACCAGGCTTTACAGATAGATCTAATACTAGGTCAATTTATATGAATTACGATGTGGAACTAGACGGCAAGAATCATAAAATTCATAATACAGATAATAAAAGTGAAATAATTCTTCAGCTTGGATCAGGACATAGTGGAGCCAGTGCAATAGTCAGAACAGCTACGCTTAAAAACCTTACTATAGATGGAAAGGGATTCGATGAAAATGTACTAAATAGGTGTATAAAAGTTTATGATAAGGGAGTATTAAACTTAGAAAATGTTCAAATTATAAACGGCAATACTGATCAAGTAAATGATGGCGCTGGTATAACTCTAGGATCTGAAGGAAAGCTTAACATGGACGCAAAATCCTCAATTAAAGATTGCTTGGCCATCCGAGGCGCAGCTATCAACGCAGATGACAATACAATTTTAAATATAAATGGCTCTAAATTTATAAATAACCTTGCAGACCTAGGTGGAGCTATATGCTCTTTGAATAAAAAGAGCACAATTAACATTAAGGATGCGACTTTTGTTAACAATCAAGCAATTTTATTGTCGTTTGATGGTTATGCAAATGGTGGAGCAATTTACACTCAATCTAATACAAGCATAGAAAATTCTACCTTTGTAAACAATTATGCTCAAAAGTCTGGAGGAGCTATTTATCATATAAGCGCACCTAAGTTTGATATAAAAGGATCTACTTTTAAAAACAATGGTATATTAAGGATTCCACAAGGCACATACTTTACTAATAAAGGTGGAGCAATTTATGCTAATGAAGTGAATATATCAGATAACTGTACCTTTGAAGGCAATATAGCTGATTATGGTGGAGCACTTATTAATAATGAAAAAGCAGAAATTTCTGACTCTATTTTTAAAGGTAATCAATCTTCTAGCGGAGGATCTATATATTCATTTAAAAATCTAATAATTCATGACAAGTGTACTTTTGAGAATAATGAAGCTTACCATGGTGGAGCAATATATGCTAACAATCTTACTATAAATAAAACTGAATTTAATAACAATAAGGCTTATAAGATGGGTGGAGCCATATATGCAAAAGACACCGTAAAAATTATTGGTTCAAACTTTAAAGAAAATACAGCAGCGCAGCAGGGAGGAGCCATATATTTGTTAAAAGGTGGATCTGAAATTAAAGATTCAATTTTTTATAACAACGGCTCAAATCTTGGCGGTGGAGCAGTGTTAATTGCTAAAGATAGTAATGGCATTACAAGTATTCAAAAAACTTCTTTTATTCATAATTTTTCAAACGAATTAGGTGGAGGAGTTTTACTAAGTGCTAATGGTAAATTAGAAATCAATGAGTCAAAGTTTATCGATAATGATGCATCTTACGGAGCGGGGATTTCTAGTTCAGCTAACGGAAATGTAGATAAAAATTTAAATAATATAAAAGTTACAAACTCTATATTTGATGATAACACTTCATATATGGGTGCTGGTATCTTCACAGCTTTCCCAACAGAAATTAATAGCTACACATTTACAAAAAATAAAGCAGCACTTAAAACAGGAGATGATGAAAAGAATCCACATGTTTCTGGTGTGGGTGGAGCTGTTGAAGTTATTAATAACACAACTATTATCAAAAACACTACTTTTGAGGGAAATTATGCTTATGGCTCAGGGGGAGCCCTAGGCATTAACGGTGTTGAAAGACATGATAATGAAAATAAAGATATATCATCTATTAAAAATAATATAAAAGTAGAGATTTCTGAAGGCACAAAATTTATAGGAAATACTTGTGGTGTCGGACAAGGTGGAGCTATATATACTATACCATTCTTATACGATTTAGAAGGTTATGGCACTAGCGTTAATGAAAACACTCTTAAGCAAGAAGGGTATAAAAACTTAAAAATAAGTCATGATACTTTATTTAAGGACAATTTAGCGTTTAGTGGTTTTGCTGATCCACCAGATAATTATCAAAATTATGTTTTTTTAGACTTTAGTAAAAATACTTTTAGTGAGAGAATAAATGATCAAATAACTGCAAAATCACTACTAAATAACTATGATGTAAACTATAAGAATGAAAAGATAAGTGCTTATTTTGATCCTAATGGCGGAGAATTTACAAATGAAGCTAATCCAAAGGCAATAAGAGTAGTTAAAGAAGATAAAGTTAAAATTAGTGATGAAGATAAAGGCGCAGAATTTATTATATTGCAAGCACCAAAGAGAGATGGCTATAAGTTCTTAGGATGGAAAGGTACAAGATATGTACCTGGAGCTAATATGGAAGAAAGACTTAAGCTAGCGATTGAAAAAGCAAAAGCAGAAATACATTCATTTGAAAGGATATACAATCCTGGCGAAAAAGTTACATTAAAGTCAAACTTTATATTCACTGCGCAGTGGGAGAAGGCGTCTGCACCTAGTACTCTTATTCTTACTTTAGATGAAAACTACCCACATGGCAAGATTACTGACTACGATGTAATGCAAGGCGAGTTTATAGATCCATATCTATATACACCGCGCAGAAGAGGATATGTCTTTGAAGGATGGAGCTACAGTAGAGATCGTATGCGCGAAGTAAGAAAGGGCGATCAAGTATATACTAACACAGTGCTATATGCAATGTGGACTAAGAGGAAGGCAAAGGCAGAAGAAGCACCTGAGCCAGAAGAAATAAAAGGACAAGAACACAAAGCCTACATCTTCGGCTACCCAGATGGCACTGTTAGACCTAACGGCAAGATCACGAGAGCCGAAGCAGCAGCTATGCTTGCAAGACTTTTAGACATCGAAGCATATGGATCAGCAGATGCACCAATGTTCCCTGACACTCCAAGCTCGTGGTACAACAAAGCCATCAACGCGGTAGTGACTAGAGGCATAATGCAAGGCTACCCAGACGGAAACTTTAGACCAAACAGCCCTATAACAAGAGCGGAGTTCACTAAGATGATAGCCGTGATAGACAACAAGCCTTACGGCACAGCGCCATTCGCAGATGTTATAGGTCACTGGGCAGAGCGTCCTATAGGCGCTGAGTACCAAGCGAAAAGAATTTTAGGCTACCCAGATGGCACATTTAGACCAGACGCTCACATCACAAGGTGCGAAGCAGCTGTTATATTAAACAAGATATTTGAAAGAAACTTCGATGCTATGTCATTAATCAAGTGTAAAAACCCACAAATGATTAAGTACTTCACAGACCTTGATATATCGTTCTGGGGTTACAATGATATGGTAGAAGCAACTAATACTCATGAATACATTAGAAGAACTAAGAACAGAGTTGAAGAAGACTGGTTATTAATTAAATAA
- a CDS encoding amino acid adenylation domain-containing protein — MLFIDQLDRITSKYLDKVAIVDKEKSITFSELRARAMSLASEIHKVHPQTKRPIMVETDRLLETIISFFAVLYSGNFYVPIDAAMPRERIETIKKRLESTLGIYHTKNIFEDYALHYDHDHDYGCDDLALDDIRAKMIDTDPVYVLFTSGTTGEPKGVVISNFMLVDLQDWLYKTLKINENDRLANQTPLFFDASLKELCLFTKTGATLYLMDPKDFLFPVKVVDYLNENRITAILWSVSALNILANSNVFDIDKPKYLRLVTFAGEQMSAQKLNIWRQAVEAEYFNLYGPTEATCDCCYYKVDRDFQDDEIIPIGKACENMEVMILDGEREADEGELVIRGRGVSYGYYNKLDQTEKAFVQNPLNKAYREIVYRSGDFVRRNKFGEIEFLARKDNQVKVFGHRIELDEIERQVYAMGIHEASAVFDKENEIIILFYSGKEFSRKEFKDFILERLPKYMLPSKFVHMDALPKTQNTKIDKKRLLEIYERGEV; from the coding sequence ATGCTATTCATCGATCAACTCGACCGTATAACAAGTAAATATCTTGACAAAGTAGCCATCGTTGACAAAGAGAAGTCCATCACTTTTAGTGAGCTTCGTGCGAGGGCTATGAGTCTTGCAAGCGAGATACATAAGGTGCATCCACAAACGAAGCGTCCCATCATGGTTGAGACTGACAGGCTACTTGAGACTATAATCTCTTTCTTCGCTGTTCTTTACAGCGGCAACTTTTACGTGCCCATCGATGCGGCTATGCCTCGTGAGAGGATTGAGACTATCAAGAAGCGTCTTGAGAGCACTCTAGGCATTTATCATACGAAGAACATTTTCGAGGATTATGCTCTTCACTATGACCATGACCATGATTATGGCTGTGACGATCTTGCTCTTGATGATATCAGAGCTAAGATGATAGACACAGATCCTGTTTATGTTTTATTCACATCAGGCACAACTGGTGAGCCAAAGGGCGTTGTTATCAGTAATTTCATGCTCGTTGACTTGCAAGATTGGCTTTACAAAACACTAAAGATAAACGAAAACGATAGGCTTGCAAATCAAACGCCACTCTTCTTTGATGCGTCGCTTAAGGAGCTTTGTCTATTTACTAAGACTGGAGCTACTCTATACCTTATGGATCCAAAGGACTTTTTATTTCCTGTTAAGGTGGTCGACTACCTAAATGAAAATAGAATTACGGCCATACTATGGTCGGTGTCGGCGCTTAATATACTTGCAAATTCAAATGTTTTTGATATAGATAAACCAAAATACTTAAGGCTAGTTACTTTTGCTGGCGAGCAAATGAGCGCGCAAAAGCTAAACATCTGGCGCCAAGCTGTAGAAGCTGAGTACTTTAACCTATATGGACCGACTGAGGCGACTTGCGACTGCTGCTATTACAAGGTTGACAGGGACTTTCAAGATGATGAGATCATCCCCATAGGCAAGGCTTGTGAGAATATGGAGGTCATGATACTTGATGGCGAGCGTGAAGCTGACGAGGGCGAGCTTGTTATCAGAGGTAGAGGCGTTTCATATGGCTACTACAACAAGCTTGACCAAACTGAGAAAGCTTTCGTGCAAAATCCACTAAACAAGGCATATAGAGAGATTGTTTACAGGAGCGGCGACTTTGTTAGAAGAAATAAGTTTGGCGAGATAGAATTTTTGGCTAGGAAGGACAATCAGGTCAAGGTCTTTGGGCACAGAATCGAGCTAGACGAGATAGAAAGACAGGTATACGCCATGGGCATACACGAGGCGAGCGCTGTTTTTGATAAAGAAAATGAAATTATAATTTTGTTTTACTCAGGAAAGGAATTTTCGAGGAAGGAGTTTAAGGACTTTATCCTTGAAAGGCTGCCAAAGTACATGCTTCCATCGAAGTTTGTGCATATGGATGCTCTTCCTAAGACGCAAAATACTAAGATTGACAAGAAGAGGCTTTTAGAAATTTATGAACGTGGAGAAGTTTAA
- a CDS encoding GNAT family N-acetyltransferase codes for MNVEKFKSLKELEILKSYEGSITNDYMNTSLYEANIDRLYYIKGDMNFYVLIKREGYYKLYYYINDINEKFDAKGTFVSEIVSKQMDETLENMGFELYKTRVRLRLNHKEPYESSRVNYMDDADFIYHALQNFDEYSGERLDLDEVRERIEKKLFIGIDGAGFIEFSTDAFKDSIEHFYIDPAKRGEGLGSEILHHYLGSVSKKKRVNVWTDEGSRAIKLYHKFGFKEDGLKSYVYIWR; via the coding sequence ATGAACGTGGAGAAGTTTAAATCACTAAAGGAGCTTGAGATTTTAAAATCTTATGAGGGCTCCATCACAAACGATTACATGAACACTTCTCTATATGAAGCTAATATCGATAGGCTCTACTACATAAAAGGCGATATGAATTTCTATGTCCTAATCAAAAGAGAAGGCTATTACAAACTTTATTATTATATAAACGATATCAATGAAAAATTTGATGCGAAAGGAACTTTTGTGAGCGAAATCGTTTCTAAACAAATGGATGAGACGCTTGAAAATATGGGCTTTGAGCTATACAAGACAAGAGTGAGACTGCGCTTAAATCATAAGGAGCCTTATGAATCAAGCCGCGTGAATTATATGGATGATGCGGACTTCATATATCATGCACTTCAAAATTTTGATGAGTACTCAGGTGAGAGACTTGACTTAGATGAGGTACGTGAGCGCATAGAAAAAAAACTTTTCATAGGCATAGACGGCGCTGGCTTTATCGAATTTAGTACAGATGCGTTTAAGGACAGTATCGAGCACTTCTACATAGACCCGGCTAAAAGAGGCGAGGGACTCGGCAGCGAGATCTTGCACCATTATCTAGGAAGCGTGTCTAAGAAGAAGCGCGTCAATGTGTGGACTGATGAAGGCTCGAGAGCGATAAAACTATACCATAAATTTGGCTTTAAAGAGGACGGACTTAAGTCCTACGTATATATTTGGAGGTAA
- a CDS encoding acyl carrier protein: MKEKIKEIIEDVTGEAVEDTTEIIEEGILDSFDIVTLVIELNDAFGVKIQVSELLPENFANVLAIEKLIKSLQ, translated from the coding sequence ATGAAAGAAAAAATTAAAGAAATCATCGAAGACGTCACTGGTGAAGCAGTTGAGGACACAACAGAGATCATCGAAGAAGGCATACTTGACTCCTTCGACATAGTGACTTTAGTTATAGAATTAAATGACGCTTTTGGCGTTAAAATACAAGTTTCCGAGCTATTGCCAGAAAATTTTGCAAACGTTTTAGCGATAGAGAAACTAATTAAATCATTGCAATGA
- a CDS encoding MBOAT family O-acyltransferase, whose product MLSLVKFTSVNIFENFIPLGISFYIFMASGYVIDVYRAKYEAQKNIFKYSLFVSFFPQMMQGPISRYDDISQGLYSGASDAKDISYGLMLILYGFFKKLVIADRAAVFVNKVFTEPDLYSGIFVFIAIIFYSIQIYCDFSGGIDVARGAAYLFGVKLDRNFKRPFFATSLADFWRRWHTSLGTWMKDYVFYSLSLSKAFVFINKASRKHLGRKFGKYLTLSIASFIVYFIIGIWHGAGLNFLAFGLYNGTIISLGLIFEEHFKALRTKIGLKDTSLAYRLTKICSTLMIVFVGRYFTRSASLRGALHMMKKTLVDRAFRFADTGLSTLDYAIILISLIIVFIVSYSEEKGVDVKEKVLKTKTSYLCMGLFIFMAFVAYFGVFASGFTKVDFIYRNY is encoded by the coding sequence ATGCTAAGCTTAGTTAAGTTTACGAGTGTCAATATCTTCGAAAACTTCATTCCGCTTGGCATTTCATTCTACATCTTCATGGCGAGTGGCTACGTGATTGATGTTTACAGAGCAAAGTACGAGGCACAAAAGAACATCTTCAAGTACTCTCTCTTCGTTTCATTCTTCCCGCAAATGATGCAAGGACCTATCTCACGCTACGACGACATCTCACAAGGTCTCTATAGCGGGGCAAGCGATGCAAAGGACATCTCTTATGGTCTTATGCTCATACTTTATGGATTCTTTAAAAAGCTTGTCATTGCGGACAGGGCAGCAGTCTTTGTGAACAAAGTTTTTACTGAGCCAGATTTATATTCGGGCATCTTCGTTTTTATTGCAATTATATTTTATTCAATACAAATTTATTGTGACTTCTCAGGCGGTATCGACGTTGCAAGAGGCGCAGCGTACCTTTTTGGCGTAAAGCTTGATCGAAACTTCAAAAGGCCATTCTTTGCGACAAGCCTTGCAGACTTTTGGAGACGCTGGCATACAAGCCTTGGCACGTGGATGAAGGATTACGTTTTTTACAGCCTTTCACTATCAAAAGCCTTCGTCTTCATCAACAAAGCTTCGAGAAAGCACCTAGGACGAAAGTTTGGTAAGTATCTAACACTTAGCATAGCAAGCTTTATTGTCTACTTCATCATAGGTATATGGCACGGCGCGGGACTAAACTTCCTTGCCTTCGGTCTATATAATGGTACGATAATCAGCTTGGGACTTATATTCGAAGAGCACTTCAAGGCACTAAGAACCAAAATTGGCTTAAAAGATACTTCACTTGCCTATAGACTAACAAAGATATGCTCAACACTGATGATAGTCTTTGTAGGAAGATACTTTACAAGGTCAGCAAGTCTTAGAGGAGCACTGCACATGATGAAGAAGACCCTTGTCGACAGAGCCTTCAGGTTTGCAGATACAGGTCTAAGTACACTTGACTACGCCATCATACTTATCTCGCTTATAATCGTCTTCATCGTTTCATACAGTGAAGAAAAGGGCGTCGATGTCAAAGAGAAGGTGCTTAAGACCAAGACTAGCTACCTATGCATGGGCCTTTTCATCTTCATGGCATTCGTAGCCTACTTCGGAGTCTTTGCGAGCGGCTTTACAAAAGTAGACTTTATATATAGAAATTATTAG
- a CDS encoding polysaccharide deacetylase family protein, which produces MNEKKFIKIFFISILILALLIAALNLIVDPFNVFGDKFTKWYTYDFTQNPRTAKIEYIKGKDYQNFILGASGASSIPIKYLEEYTGKKYFNLFSYGADLYVVEKNLDYILKNYEVKSIILPLSIPSASKYNEPRTSLNYYMNPDVSGESKALFYSRYTLANPRNAVEKLISMGKRSHVQMNFDAFNIDGSYDKSQRDIEYIGSEEEYMEASGFAKDYSPVKLNHMDEALSAIRRMKKACDEANVELTMILCPMYKDENARYDRKEVEKYYEELAKISPFWDFTGTKYENDPRFFYDPSHFRNALGKMMLESIYEGRKDFGRYVDKVEAPTYTDEKTDTRSFYIFELHHVDPDPANEYIITEKKLESLMKFLKKNKIETVSFKDIYNYVNGRGTLPEKFCVLTFDDGYRSNYTIVYPVLKKYGFKASYFPIGRTMGLDKYPDSGEAMFVHYSVEEAKEMTDIIEFGTHTYWMHQSYPNKNYTFRRTAKKLPKESEDRYIEAFKEDTAKFKQLYKEFASGEPLVFAYPEGDYDKLSELVSEEVGYKVTLGVKPGKNYIVKGLPETLKKLKRVNIDEKTDLDQYK; this is translated from the coding sequence ATGAATGAAAAGAAATTTATAAAGATATTTTTCATATCAATCTTAATACTAGCTTTATTGATAGCGGCTCTAAACCTTATAGTAGATCCGTTTAATGTCTTTGGCGACAAATTTACAAAGTGGTACACATACGACTTTACACAAAATCCAAGAACAGCAAAGATCGAGTATATCAAGGGCAAGGATTACCAAAATTTCATACTTGGAGCGAGCGGTGCTTCATCCATACCCATAAAGTATCTAGAAGAGTATACAGGCAAGAAGTATTTCAATCTCTTTTCCTACGGTGCAGACCTTTATGTAGTGGAGAAAAACCTTGACTACATCCTAAAGAATTATGAGGTTAAGTCCATAATCCTGCCGCTTTCTATACCGTCGGCGTCGAAGTACAACGAGCCGAGGACATCACTAAACTACTACATGAATCCAGACGTTTCAGGCGAGAGCAAAGCACTTTTCTACTCAAGATACACACTCGCTAATCCGAGAAATGCCGTGGAGAAACTCATCAGCATGGGCAAGAGGTCGCACGTGCAAATGAATTTTGACGCCTTCAATATAGACGGCTCATACGACAAGAGCCAAAGAGACATTGAATACATCGGTAGTGAAGAAGAGTACATGGAGGCGAGCGGCTTTGCAAAGGATTACTCACCTGTCAAGCTCAATCACATGGACGAGGCACTCTCAGCCATACGCCGCATGAAAAAGGCATGCGACGAGGCAAATGTCGAACTAACAATGATTCTTTGCCCAATGTACAAGGATGAGAACGCAAGATATGACAGAAAAGAGGTAGAAAAGTACTACGAAGAGCTTGCCAAGATCAGTCCGTTTTGGGACTTCACGGGCACAAAATATGAGAACGACCCAAGATTCTTCTACGACCCGTCACACTTTAGAAATGCCCTTGGCAAGATGATGCTTGAGAGCATATATGAAGGACGCAAGGACTTTGGTAGGTACGTAGACAAGGTAGAGGCGCCTACTTACACAGACGAAAAGACAGACACAAGGAGCTTCTACATCTTTGAACTGCACCACGTCGACCCAGACCCTGCCAACGAGTACATCATAACAGAAAAAAAGCTTGAGAGCCTAATGAAGTTTTTGAAGAAGAACAAGATAGAGACAGTCTCATTTAAAGATATATATAACTATGTCAATGGTAGAGGCACACTTCCAGAGAAGTTCTGCGTCTTGACCTTTGACGATGGTTACAGATCCAACTACACAATCGTCTACCCAGTGCTTAAGAAGTATGGCTTCAAGGCAAGCTACTTCCCTATAGGCAGGACCATGGGTCTAGATAAGTACCCAGACAGTGGAGAGGCGATGTTTGTTCACTACAGTGTAGAAGAAGCTAAAGAGATGACAGACATCATCGAGTTTGGCACACACACATACTGGATGCATCAGTCATACCCGAACAAAAACTACACTTTCCGCAGAACAGCAAAGAAACTTCCAAAAGAGAGTGAGGACAGATACATTGAAGCATTTAAAGAAGACACTGCGAAGTTCAAGCAGCTCTACAAGGAATTTGCATCAGGAGAGCCTCTAGTCTTTGCTTATCCAGAGGGCGACTACGACAAGCTTAGCGAGCTAGTCAGTGAAGAAGTTGGCTATAAGGTCACACTTGGGGTTAAGCCAGGCAAGAACTACATCGTAAAGGGTCTACCAGAGACACTCAAGAAGCTAAAGAGAGTCAACATAGACGAGAAGACAGACCTTGATCAGTACAAGTAA